The following are encoded together in the Argopecten irradians isolate NY chromosome 5, Ai_NY, whole genome shotgun sequence genome:
- the LOC138322698 gene encoding ras-related protein Rab-40C-like, producing MSSGASSPISIVPGSPKPYDYLLKFLLVGDSDVGKEELLGGMEDGATESPYGFSSCGIDYKTTTILLDGRRVKLQLWDTSGQGRFCTIFRSYSRGAQGILLVYDITNKWSFDGIDRWIKEIDQHAPGVPKILVGNRLHLAFKRQVSEATAEAYALKNDMAFFEVSPLCDFNVTESFAELSRLALKRNGMSRTWGPSKVLSLQEIACHTIVARTTIYGIDQLPLPQTLKSYLKSYALTNKTRARMQSFIHRDKSKKNKYLNPTDSPPANCRRSCCIS from the exons ATGAGTAGTGGTGCCAGTTCCCCCATTAGCATAGTTCCAGGCTCGCCAAAACCATACGATTATCTGCTCAAGTTTCTTTTGGTTGGGGACAGTGATGTCGGTAAAGAAGAGCTGCTTGGGGGAATGGAAGATGGAGCTACGGAATCGCCATACGGATTCTCCAGTTGTG GTATTGATTACAAGACTACAACTATTCTGTTGGATGGAAGACGTGTAAAGCTACAGTTATG GGACACTTCCGGACAAGGACGATTCTGCACCATCTTCCGGTCGTATTCAAGAGGAGCTCAG GGCATCCTGTTGGTGTACGACATCACCAATAAGTGGTCTTTTGATGGCATTGACCGATGGATCAAGGAGATTGACCAG CATGCTCCTGGTGTTCCAAAGATTTTAGTCGGCAACCGTCTCCACCTTGCGTTTAAACGACAAGTGAGTGAAGCCACAGCAGAAGCATATGCTTTGAAAAATGACATGGCCTTTTTTGAAGTGAGCCCTTTGTGTGACTTTAATGTGACAGAATCTTTTGCGGAGTTATCTCGTCTGGCATTAAAACGGAATGGCATGAGTCGGACCTGGGGGCCAAGCAAAG TGTTGAGTCTCCAGGAGATAGCATGCCACACCATTGTTGCTAGGACAACCATATATGGCATTGACCAGCTCCCGTTACCACAGACGCTAAAATCCTATCTCAAATCCTACGCTCTCACCAACAAAACTAGAGCTAGAATGCAGAGTTTTATCCACCGTGacaaatcaaagaaaaataagTATCTCAATCCCACAGACTCGCCTCCTGCAAACTGTCGACGGAGCTGCTGTATCAGCTAA